A part of Alkalinema sp. FACHB-956 genomic DNA contains:
- a CDS encoding tail fiber protein, translating into MSEPLMGEIRLFAGNFEPRGWAFCHGQVLPIAQYAALFSVIGTTYGGNGRTTFALPDLRGRVALGAGQGPGLSLRRQGEMGGTEPIRQSQSPMPKAPAPIQDRGAPTELSLQLPGNDRPAIPPNTAATVNTDHSPLTRQSEGHSRERAGAMPPYLVLNYIIALEGRYPSRS; encoded by the coding sequence ATGTCTGAGCCGCTGATGGGAGAAATTCGCTTATTTGCTGGAAACTTTGAGCCACGGGGTTGGGCATTTTGCCATGGGCAAGTCCTTCCGATCGCGCAGTATGCGGCCCTATTTAGTGTGATTGGGACAACCTATGGGGGCAACGGGCGAACAACTTTTGCACTACCGGATCTACGAGGACGAGTTGCCTTGGGGGCAGGGCAAGGCCCCGGATTAAGCCTGCGTCGTCAGGGGGAAATGGGCGGGACAGAACCCATTCGTCAATCACAATCACCGATGCCTAAGGCCCCTGCGCCAATCCAGGATCGGGGAGCCCCCACTGAGCTATCTCTTCAATTGCCAGGGAACGATCGCCCAGCCATCCCTCCCAATACGGCTGCAACCGTTAACACAGATCACTCTCCTCTCACGCGTCAGAGTGAAGGGCATTCAAGGGAGAGAGCTGGCGCAATGCCGCCCTATCTGGTTTTGAATTACATCATTGCGCTGGAAGGTCGTTACCCTAGTCGATCGTAG